The genomic DNA CCAATTACCAGAGATTTCGGAAAACATTGCTGCCGAAGTTCGTCCAGAAGTGCGATCCGAAATAAACATTGAGGAGTTATTTCTTCCCTATGAAGAGGTAGCCACTCTACAAGGAGGCAAGCTGGAAAACGCCCAACACGTcgatgaaatgaaagaaacgaTGACTGATAAGCAGTCACATGAGTCATTTTACGTGGATGACACGATGACTGACTTTTCTTCTTCGTTCCCTCAGCACGTATCTAATGAGAGTAAAAACTGTAAACCAGCTGAAGAGCTGAAGGTGGCCGAAGCAAAACTTGATAACGTTGTTGTGTCAAAAGTAGAACCTGAGGAAGCTGATATAGACAGGCGAGCTTCGTTGTTTGAAGAGAAAAACAGTTTTGTTGATTCAATAACACTTAAAGAATTTTCCGAGCGTTTACATGTGGCAGGTGAAACTCTAAATGTTGATCCTACAACACTCACAGAGGGCGTAGAAATTGACGAACAAACTGTCGATGAGAAACAAGGCGTGCAGTTCACGGAGGAGGACTCTACTGTAGATTATGTTATGACCGACATCCCTTCGTCATCAGGGCACATCGCTGGCGAATGTACTCAAAatgaaagtgttgaaaaaatAAACGAGGAGGAGTATGGCGAGTTTAAAAAACCAGCCTCTTTGTTCATAGAGGAAGATTCAATGGTCAATGCATTGTTACCAGACACTATGTCCTCACCAAAACAGGTATCCGGGGAAAGCAAAAATGTGGAAAGCTTTGAGGAAATTCTCGAAGAATTCGAACCCAGTGAAGAGAGCAAACGTACATCGATTTTTCTCGGAGACGCCGTCACTTTGGACGAAGTGAGAACTGACATTGAATCGTCGCCAAAACACCTTGCAATGGAGAGTAGAGATGTTGAGCCCTACCAGGAAATCATCGAAGTAACGGATGAAGAAAACAAGCAAGCATCACGTATTGTAGAGGAAGTTCCAAATGTAGAAACAGTGAGGACTGACAGACCCTCCTCGCCAAGACACCTTATAATGGAAAGCAAAGAATTGGAGACCTTTGAAAAAACTGACGACGAAAACACCTTTGAAAGCAAACGGGCATCGCTTTTCATGGAGGAAACTACTATTGTTAAAGAAGCAACGAGACATGCTTCTTCCTTTCCAAAACACATCGCAGGAGAAATAAACAACGAAGAGTCCTTTGAAGAAGTTGATGAGATAGCCACTAAGGAAAGCAATCGAATATCTCTAATCGTGGAAGAAACGATGACTGTAGGTGAAATTACGACCAATACAAAATCTCCCCCTACACACCTTGCTGGTGAACGCACGCAAAACGAAAGCATCGATTTAATACTCGAGGAACAGTGTTTTGAAGGGAAAAAACGAGCTTCTTTATTTTTTGAGGAAGATTCAAGTGTGAAGGAAGTAGGAGCCAGCGCTATCTCTTCGCCAAACCAAGTAGCCGGAGAAGGCAAAAATGTGGAAAACTTCAACGAAATTAACGAAGAGCCCAACGAAGAGAGAAAACGAGCATCGCTGTTTTACGAAGAGGCCATAAATGAAGATGAGATTTTAACCTGTACCTCATTTTCGCCGAAACAAACAGCAGAAGATATCAACAATGAAGAGATCTTTGACGAAATTGAGCAAGACGACACCCAAGAAAGCAAGCGAGCGTCTCTGTTCATCGAAGAAGGTGTAACTGTAGATGAAATGATTACCAATACGTCATCCTCTCGAACACACGGCCTTGCTGGAGAAAGTGTGAATACCGAAACCTTCGAAGAAGTTGAAATGATATCGGATGAAGAAAAAAACCAGACATCGGTTTTCTTGGAGGAGGACGTCTTTGCGGATGAAATGACACCTGATAGAACATCATTTGCTATACACACCGCTAGAGAAGATGTTTGCATTCCATTAGTCAAGAAAACGCATGAAAAAGAAGATGAACAAGACCTGGAGCATGCTGATGTGCGGGAAGATGACATTGAAGTGAAGTTTGGCCATACTGAGCTTACGTGCCTGGAACAAAACAGTCATATAGCTGGAGAGTTTTTAGACAGCGGGATGGTTGAGGCAACAGACGACGACGAACCTCCTGAATCTGTTTACGTCGAAGAGTTTGAGGAATTTGAGAACAGCTATGGAACAAAGTCATTTGTGGAGCCAGCAGAAATAGAAAATATTGCTGGAGAAATGGCAAATGTTGCAAACGATGCTGAGGCCTTTGAGGAGGATGCACGGATAGAAGAAAGCTTAGGGTATGACGAAAACCACGAGATAGTGATAAGCACTGATATTTTGGAAACACCTCTAAATTCACTTCACATTGCTGGAACATTATCGAATGTGGAACCGAAAGAGGAATCATGCGAGGAggaaaaaacagagaaagagGCATTTGCTGAGAAGTTTCATGAGCTAAAGGCCCATGAGTCTACTGTTGTCTTGAAGTCACCCCAGTCTTTATTAAGTATTGCAGCTGCTGCGATAGAACATAAAATTGATTCTGCTCAGCAGGATTCAACTGAGGAAGTGACAATGGAAACGGGCCTAAAAAAACAAGATAGCAAGGAGGAGAGTGCGCATTTACAATTTACAGATGTTATTCATGAGCCGTACGAACCAAAACGTAAGGAGGAAATTGGTGAGAAGGCGTTGCTTTCGGAACAATCGCCAACTATGTTTGAAGACACCATTGGAACCACTGATGCTATGGTAATGGAGACAGAAACCAAGGTACCAATTATCCTTGTGAATATTGCTGCCGAGGTTTCAGACAACGAAGACGACAACCTTGTTTTTGTAAAGAAAGACAGTGAAGTGGAAACTGAGACATACCAATATCCAGAAGAAGTGGCCATGGAATACCATCCAGATGATAGGGAAATCGCTGTATCCCAGGAAGTGGCAGAGGTTTCCCTGTCTGAGCTTGTTTTAGAGGACGAGAACCTCGTTTTTGCAGAGAACGAACTCAACAAAGATAGTGAAGAGGAAACCGAGACATACGAATATTCAGAAGAAGCAGCCACGGGTTACGTTCCAAATGGTGAAGAAATTTCTGTATCCCACGAAGTGGCAGAGGTTTCCCTGTCTGAGCTTGTTTTAGAGGACGAGAACCTCGATTTTGCAGAGAACGAACTCAAGAAAGACAGTGAAGTGGAAACTAAGACATACGAATATCCAGAAGAAGTGGCCATGGAATACCATCCAGATGATCAAAAAATCGCTATATCCCAGGAAGTGGCAGAGGTTTCCCTGTCTGAGCTTGTTTTAGAGGACGAGAACCTCGTTTTTGCAGAGAACGATCTCAACAAAGATAGTGAAGTGGAAACCGAGACATACGAATATCCAGAAGAAGCGGCCACGGGTTACGTTCCAAATGATGAAGAAATCCCTGTATCCCACGACGTGGCAGAGGTTTCCCTGTCTCAGCTTGTTTTAGAGGACGAGAACCTCGATTTTGCAGAGAACGATCTCAAGAAAGACAGTGAAGCGGAAACCGAGACATACGAATATCCAGAAGAAGAGGCCATGGAGTACCATCCAGATGATCAAGAAATCCCTGTATCCCAGGAAGTGGCAGAGGTTTCCCTGTCTGAGCTTGTTTTAGAGGACGAGAACCTCGATTTTGCAGAGAACGATCTCAAGAAAGACAGTGAAGTGGAAACCGAGACATACGAATATCCAAAGGAAGCGGCCATGGAATACCATCCAAATGATCAAGAAATCCCTGTATCCCACGAAGTGGCAGAGGTTTCCCTGTCTGAGCTTGTTTTAGAGGACGAGAACCTCGATTTTGCAGAGAACGAACTCAAGAAAGACAGTGAAGTGGAAACTAAGACATACGAATATCCAGAAGAAGTGGCCATGGAATACCATCCAGATGATCAAAAAATCGCTATATCCCAGGAAGTGACAGAGGTTTCCCTGTCTGAGCTTGTTTTAGAGGACGAGAACCTCGATTTTGCAGAGAACGATCTCACGAAAGACAGTGAAGTGGAAACCGAGACATACGAATATCCAGAAGAAGCGACCACGGGTTACGTTCCAAATGATGAAGAAATCCCTGTACCCCACGACGTGGCAGAGGTTTCCCTGTCTCAGCTTGTTTTAGAGGACGAGAACCTCGATTTTGCAGAGAACGATCTCAAGAAAGACAGTGAAGCGGAAACCGAGACATACGAATATCCAGAAGAAGAGGCCATGGAGTACCATCAAGATGATCAAGAAATCCCTGTATCCCAGGAAGTGGCAGAGGTTTCCCTGTCTGAGCTTGTTTTAGAGGACGAGAACCTCGATTTTGCAGAGAACGATCTCAAGAAAGACAGTGAAGTGGAAACCGAGACATACGAATATCCAGAAGAAGCGGCCATGGAATACCATCCAGATGATCAAGAAATCCCTGTATCCCACGAAGTGGCAGAGGTTTCCCTGTCTGAGCTTGTTTTAGAGGACGAGAACCTCGTTTTTGCAGAGAACGAACTCAACAAAGATAGTGAAGTGAAAACCGAGACATACGAATATCCAGAAGAAGCGGCCACGGGTTACGTTCCAAATAATGAAGAAATCCCTGTATCCTACGAAGTGGCAGAGGTTTCCCTGTCTGAGCTTGTTTTAGAGGACGAGAACCTCGTTTTTGCAGAGAACGAACTCAAGGAAGACAGTGAAGTGGAAACTGAGACACACGAATATCCAGAAGAGTCGGCCATGGATTATCTTCCAGATGATCAAGTAATCTCTGAATCTCACGAAGTGTCAGAGATTTCCGTGTCTGAGCTTTTGGAGGACAAAAACCTCGCTTTTGTAGAGAACGAACTCAAGAAAGACAGTGAAGTGGAAACTGAGAAATACGAATATCCAGACGAAGCGTCCATGGAATACCTTCCAGATGATCAAATTATCTCTGAATCCCACGAAGTGGCAGAAGTGTTCGTGTCTGAGCAtattttagagcaaaaagcgaaagttaaacaaagagaaACCGTGGAAGCTTTCGAAGGGAGCGAAGAAGGCTCCATTTCAGAATTACTGTCCGAGTCTTCATCGTCACCATTGCGTGTGTCTGATGAGCTCAAAGACTTACAAGGTTACGAAACAATCAACGAGGAATACGACATTGAAACGTACCATTCGATAAATTACGGGGAGGGAGATACTGTTTCAGAGAAGTCAATCTCGAAGTGTCTACCGCCTCTGTTCATAACTGAAGAACTAGTTTTGCAAGAACAACGCGAGGACAATATTGAGGAAAAAAAGGTACAAGATCACGACAACCTCCAGGAACGTTCGCAAGGACCAGAGATTCCTTACGTGTCTGGGCAGTCATTGGAGACAGCAACAGAGTTATCAGATGTGGGGTTTACTGATTATAGCGTGAAAGAGGAACTAAATGAAAGAGAGTTCGCTGAAGAGTTTATGGACATAGAGAGTGTCATTGTCGAAACAAGTCGAAAAGACCATTTGAGTCCTCAGAAAAATGAGAAGGGAGTCGATCTTTTGGGCAAAGTGAATGCTCAGAAGCCTGAAGAACGAGGAAATGTAACCATCGAACAATCGACTATTGAGAGTGAGCCTACCGTTTCAGCCGTTTCCCGTGAGCAAAAGGAAGAGAAGATTTTCGATTACTCTTGGCAAATGGAGAACAAGACAGAAGAGCCAATTGTGGAGAAAGCTGGAAAAAGAGAGGTAACGAAAGCACAGAAAACCACCACTGATAGTGAAAATAAAGGAACTTTTACCGAGCACGGTCTTATGCTTCCCAGAGATGAAGAAAGCTTTAGTCTCAGCCAAAGTGAAAGTCTAATTGTGAGCGAACAAGGAAGGCAGATAAAAATATTACATGAGAAGGAAGAGAAAGTTGACGTTTTCTCCACTAGGACTAAGCAAAGTATCTCTCACGTTGCTGCAGAGTCCACAAGCAGGACTCTTGAATATAACTTTGAGTCTCATAGCGCATGCATATTTCGACAGGTAGCGACCAGCGATAAACTCAGTGAAAGTATTTTAGACAAGGAGACTAAAGATCAAGAATTAGAGAAATATGAAAAGGAATTTTCAGAAGAAGAAACCGAGGTTCGCCTTCTAAAAAACGAAGTCTTGGAATGCAAGGTGGCAGAACAACAATTACCCACTTCCCTCGGAAATCCTCACGCGATTGTGGAACGTGAAACCACTTTGGTGAAGACCTTAGTTACTCGGTCTCCTTCCAAAGATGACCAGGAGGAAGTGTTACTGCGAGAGGATCGTTTGACAGCAATTTTAAAGGACGACGAAGCTATGCTTGAGCAAGAATCGGCGGTTGAACattttgaagaagaaattgatgTGATGCGTATGGATGAAGCCCTATCAGAGGAAGAATTCCGTGGTGAGGGAGCTGAAAGCATTGATCGTGAGCAATCAAGACCCTCTAGGTCAGATTCAGTAGAGGAGGATGACACATGTAACGAGAGTGAAGCCGGTGTAGAGGACAAGCGAAATCTTAACGAGGCGGAAAAAGATGATGCAGGGAATTTTCAGGGAGCAGCTGAGGATGTAGTCTACGAATCGGACGCCAACAGCTTAATGAAAACTTCTGTTCTTGACGAAGAAGTTGAAGTTAaagtttttgaagaaggtggttCCCTTGTTGAAGAAAACCGCGAAATAGTTGATGAGAATGAGACGAGAACTGAAACTCCTGTGTTTGAAGAAGAGCTGGACGTCTCGGCTCTTCCTACTGAAAAAGACATCATTTATGCAGAGTGCACGGAGGAAGACAGTCCAGTGGACCGCTCAGCAGTCTTTGAAGAAGAGGTAGAGGTATCAGCGCTTCCAGATGAGCCCATTGAAGAACTCGAAGTAGAGTCTTTTGCGGAACGTGAGGAAGAAGATGTGGATCGCACAGCTGTTTATGAAGAAGAACTTGAGATCACAGCGTGTAAAACTCAGCTGGAACAGGAAATTCAGGAGCGAGAATCAGACAATCAAGTGCCTAAAGTGGAGGAAGGATGCGAAATAACGGGGTCTCAAGTCCACGAAGAACGAACCAATGAAGAGAATTTGATGGACGAACATGAAGACAGTTTGACTAATGAAAGTGAAGCAGGTGAACGTCTTCTAGAGAAGGAAGATATTGGGGAGAAATCTGATGACGAAGGAACCCTTGAAAACCTGAAAATAAGAAAGACGCGTAAACAACCTTTAGATTTGAGCCAAGTGGATTTTTATGACGAAGATGAGAGTGCTACAGCAACACGTTATTACGTAGAATTTTCATCAACGGAAAGCTTGGAACCAAGTTATGAGGAAGTTGACGAAGACGAAGCACCCTTTTCTGAGACATACGTCCGCCAAGGAGAACCACTGGAAGAAAACCTGGAAGAGTTTATACTTGTGCGCTATGGGGACGAGTTTGAATCCTCTGGTGAAGAAGACATTTCTGACCATCGGGAAATCTATGTCATTCCCGAAGAAGAAAACGATATTGAAAACCACAACATTGCAGAAACTACCACAGATGAGGCACACGCCAAGAGACCTGCTCCAGAGACTTTATATGAAGACGAATTCGAAAACATGGGCTTAGGAGAAATTCGAGAATCTCCAGAGTTTGATATCGACGATTCAGATGAGTTGGATGAAGAGGAGCAACGTCAGTTGGAAGAATACGAGAGGCTAGAATCATTTGTCATCTTGGAAGAAAAGCTGAGCCAAGTAGAGTCTGATGAAGATGGGAATGGTGATATTCCACTGGAAGAAGATGAcgaaaatgttttttattcagACGTGCACTCCAGTGGCGAAGAAACATTACATGAAGATGAACTAGGCGAGACTCTGACGACTGGTTCACTACGCCAGACAGCTGCTTTCACGGAAAAAGACGAAGCTCCACTCGGTCGGGACTGTACCCAAATGGAAGAACAGGACTGCGGTGAACAGCAGGAAACGCTCCAGGAATGTTCCCCAGAAACTAAAGAACCAGTAACAATGACAGGATTTTCTGATAGCCAGGAACCAGTGAAGGTCTCACCGGATGACCCAGGAACAACAAAAGACTCAGAGATCGAAATTGTGACGGAGGCCCCTGAAGATAACAAAGAGAATTTCGAGTTGAGGAACACAAAAGAAGAAAAGGCGGAGCATAGTCTAAGCAGTGACTCTTCTGGTGAACAATGCATGTCAGCGGAAGGTTCCGTATCTTCAACAACTTCTCTCGATCTGgaaggtttgtttgttttgtttttgtagtagttgttgttgttgttgtcgttgttgttttaCAACAGTGTCATCGCTTCAAGTGGCTTGCTGTAAAAGTCAAACACCCTTTTCTTGCTTTGTTTGGCAGGGTTAGACAGCTTTGAGCAAGAATGTCTTCTGCAGCACAACCTTTACCGCCGGCAACACAAAGTTAAACCATTGAAATGGTCTGAGGAGCTGGCTGAGGGCGCAAAAAAATGGGCAGAACATTTGGCCTCGATGAAATCCCTGGAAAGTTTTGAAGGCAAAGAAGTTGGAGAAAATATAACGAGCATGCAGGGAAAAGAGCTAAATGGTTGTGAAACGGCCGATTTATGGTATAAGGAAGCAATGGATTACAACTTTGAAGACCCAGCTTTTAACGCCAAATGTGGTCGCTTTACCCAAGTTGTTTGGGCTTCTTCTCGCGAGTTCGGAGTGGCAAAGTGCATTGCTGAGGATGGAACTGAATATATTGTCGCTCGGTATAAGCCAGCAGGAAATATCTTGGGCGAATTTAAGGACAACGTAAAGCCTCCCAGAGATACATTAAAAAGAAGACGGTCGAGTGTTAGGAGGCGCTCCAAGTCGGGAGCGCATTTGACTCCTGCGGAAAAAGGTTAGTGCACTTAAGCTGAAGAAAAAGAGCTTGATTTGGTGTTTAAGAATACGTAGTAAATGCCGGAGAAATACCTACATTGTACCTCCTTTTATTCGTATAACTACGATAAATCATTGACTCCTCCTAAAAAGGAATTTTCACTTTTTACAGTAAAACAGTATGCTGGAgataataataacttaaaaataaaaataagaaggCGTGTGGTTTGGATCGACggcttggctcaaaatcttgtTTCCtattaagccccatttacactagcaagttttccttgacaagttttccttggcagtgtaaattGGAAAATATGagaagtttttccttgacaagtgtccttgttcaaaaactagtaTGCTAGtatttgaacaaggacacttggcaaggaaaaacttgtcaaggacgatattttctagtgtaaattacttgtcaagtgcacttgtcaaggaaaacttgtcgtattttccatttacactaccaaggaaaacttgtcaaggaaaaacttgtcaaggaaaacttgcaagtgtgtacagtcggcaaggtttccttgacaagtgggcttgtcaaggaaaacttgctagtgtaaatgaggctttaatTGTGcatagtttttattttcatcCTAATCAGAAAAGTTTAAGACTGAATGCGTCGTTTCGCACAACTACTACCGAACCTTCCACGATGCTCCGCCACTTCGTTGGTCACCACTGCTAGCCGCCGAGGCACAGAATTACGCTGAGCGGTTGGCTAAAACTGACTCCCTGACGCATAGTGGACAAAAGGATCGTGGAGAGAACCTGGCATTCACCTGGGATATTCCCCTGTCTGCTCGCGAGGCAATAGACATGTGGTACGATGAAGTACAAGACTATGACTTTGAAAACCCTGGATTCACTTATGATACGGGACATTTTACGCAGTTAATATGGGTCGGGACTGAAGAGTTTGGTATGGGAATGACTGTAGCTCCTGATGGCAAAAATATTGTCGTGGGAAGGTACTTCCCCCCGGGAAACGTCGTTGGACAGTTCAAAGAAAATGTCCGACCAAGAGAAATAGAGGCAATTCCATAGGGTAAAACAAAGGGAGGAAAGGTACTGATTACTAAATCAACAACGGGATAGGTCAGGAAAGTGACGATGAAAGGAAATTAGAACTGATTTAACACTTTGAATAAGATAATGCGGGTCTTCGGGGGACTGTGTGAGGAACTAGAAATACGACCTTGTTCATTTGTATGAAAATTTTCAGCTTGGAAAATTGGTTCTGAGATCGAACCCGTTTTTATCTTGGTAAAAGCTATTTCATAATCTGGGTGAAAACGGGTTTGACTTAAGACTCATGCAAGCATGATTCTTCTGAGTATCGTGCGTCAATTTTTCGTGAGATTAGTTCCACGGTTCTTGCTTTCGCGaataagataatttttttcgtGTCAAGTCAATATTTGACAAACTACTCCAGTTTGGATCTATTATCGTGATAAATGAAATTGAGTGAAAACTTGAAACATGGACAAGATAACATTAAGGAGACGGAGAGGAAGTCGCCCAGTCTAGCCCTTGGGATACGTAAATTTcagtcaagttatttttagatgtcaCGAATACGGAAGTCTGATTCCCGAGACGTCCAGAAAGTCAAaataattcaaaatggcgtttGGAGTGTAAGTACGgtttgttttaacgaaaacggGTTTCAGAAGCAAGGAAATGGGTATATCTTTCCCCAAACCCGGAGCGGGAGAGATTCCACAATTTCTTTGAATCTAATAGCTTATTGGATGAAGAATAGCCCACTCTCATAAATGGTGACCGATTTGATATTCTATTGTGTTTATGTTAATTGGAtctactggcctcattttggttaacatattcttttgaattttgcgcattgcagcgaggctagaaaggcttatcagCATTTTAAAAAACGGCTTATCagcattttaaaaaacaaaagaatattttatcgggccgccattatgaaaaaggtctataCTACTCCGAAACCACCATGAATATCCAACAGGTGCCGTTACACAATTCCGGATAGTTTTGTATGACGTCATGCTGAACAGTCGCGGCCAGCACCCCTGCACTCCCTCTTTCTCGCTCATTTTGAGTTTCTCTTGACATGGATAAATGCCATTTCTCGAGGCCAGAATTTTagtaaaaaatgttttgtttgttttggaaGTGGTTGCTCATTCGGAAATTGCGAATTACGACACCaaatgaataatttttttttaaaaagaaaagagtgtTTTAGCAACTTTTGttaatgttttttatttattatttttgtatttaatttGAGTTTGTGGGTCTTCCAATCCTCGTTATAATTCTCGCTCAAAGGAGAAAACCTTTAAGAAT from Montipora capricornis isolate CH-2021 chromosome 2, ASM3666992v2, whole genome shotgun sequence includes the following:
- the LOC138026173 gene encoding titin-like isoform X1, yielding MEKSDLQRFRNECVAAHNFYRASHGTPPLCWSARLAESAQNWAEQLASTTTGSLRYSSVKGFGENLACLWGSELNGQKVTRIWYEEGQYFDYGSTRVTSRTRSFCQVIWQGTRELGAGAAVTENGKQIIVARYFPPLSKKDVARNVKIPRSTRDGAQPLAYDTRWSRLYVGLKEFHEECLSVHNEYRIRHGAAPLHWSAELAWEAQQWAENLARIGELRHNDDDTVGENLAGMTGGELTGREAVDMWYEEIENYNFDCHGYSEDTSNFTQVIWVASENLGVGRAMEGDLCVVVAFYEPPGNVEGSFSNNVLRMGSAVRKRNSKGPKSFIPPPPDFEGFRLECLVTHNYFRARHGSPPLVLNNALTDEAQYWAERLLVTGATEGLDNSRIGISVAVLESKHVSGIKVSELWYKQILCYNFDSPGFSTETLDFSQLVWMSSRKFGVGKATGPEGVTVVVARYEPVGNIDGLFVQNVKRRGHERGSCEPMIFQVEYKYRFRTDSKSTNSVLSWEHEEAPALICDGDVTKASYQAPRRNGLTRAKFLLNRLLEDLDRCRNSCSLSPPLTAAGSLSWSDVDQIDENKNIVPRPDEEEPSSSLTVSDAFTRLVWIDPNSPTLQRKGVAEETAKEELDDDDDDADDEGEDEDYAEKVDQDEDGRGEECDDVENAKMVYEQENRAEGVDCVSEEPYLQTEEPQLEEADLFSDPEDDLYHRVCEVRRSLSLDSEGTEPETQPGNVLSKVAFFETFQRTFEMQSPSNSQSSFRRSLIQDKLEELDSTSEPELSREKEEGEERQEHPQQEHDEPECQLEFDDLFPAHMEGDEGEIREDMFEDEAGEDEESLVSVSDAEDIVDFAYYDDRPEDVQDYELEDTYCQTNEFIEEESCTMEIFEFSDEDASHQYSDIIDTEDEPILLTRRVVTPLNSGAAAEFLESQSFEVREAEPQDSIDDSPHDYPDELHDTSEATVEVPQTLFTRTLDPEHCYATTKGEEIDIRLRELISKIMLIPVDDRPGGSDELSDFGETMEGQLLQNIFSRTEDGGLGEKRTPIEETCEASQKRIVESEKDFVELLARLQREEVKCDKVESDAEEGILKPSKEIQRPESAEIICATLRDHKSELHDKMERVSSDLGLEPAKYLEEERLDGRAVPENVILAYESQLSLAVDDVEPVTENVEAVEREHKNESASDPERLLERMQSPTQQEEFAQGEIIISDVSESSRSVESYEVAIRDHHQERDRLLDEIGLVPISPDINLAGEEMLEPLPYEHTPILKFRELPEVKEDITAEVRGDVRCELNVKSEENENEYVSLTAETFQDSNETIEKQIPCEAVFRDHDQERALNIEEREFQLELRPEVEDPNEPVEPVLYCTAPKSIPESQLPEISENIAAEVRPEVRSEINIEELFLPYEEVATLQGGKLENAQHVDEMKETMTDKQSHESFYVDDTMTDFSSSFPQHVSNESKNCKPAEELKVAEAKLDNVVVSKVEPEEADIDRRASLFEEKNSFVDSITLKEFSERLHVAGETLNVDPTTLTEGVEIDEQTVDEKQGVQFTEEDSTVDYVMTDIPSSSGHIAGECTQNESVEKINEEEYGEFKKPASLFIEEDSMVNALLPDTMSSPKQVSGESKNVESFEEILEEFEPSEESKRTSIFLGDAVTLDEVRTDIESSPKHLAMESRDVEPYQEIIEVTDEENKQASRIVEEVPNVETVRTDRPSSPRHLIMESKELETFEKTDDENTFESKRASLFMEETTIVKEATRHASSFPKHIAGEINNEESFEEVDEIATKESNRISLIVEETMTVGEITTNTKSPPTHLAGERTQNESIDLILEEQCFEGKKRASLFFEEDSSVKEVGASAISSPNQVAGEGKNVENFNEINEEPNEERKRASLFYEEAINEDEILTCTSFSPKQTAEDINNEEIFDEIEQDDTQESKRASLFIEEGVTVDEMITNTSSSRTHGLAGESVNTETFEEVEMISDEEKNQTSVFLEEDVFADEMTPDRTSFAIHTAREDVCIPLVKKTHEKEDEQDLEHADVREDDIEVKFGHTELTCLEQNSHIAGEFLDSGMVEATDDDEPPESVYVEEFEEFENSYGTKSFVEPAEIENIAGEMANVANDAEAFEEDARIEESLGYDENHEIVISTDILETPLNSLHIAGTLSNVEPKEESCEEEKTEKEAFAEKFHELKAHESTVVLKSPQSLLSIAAAAIEHKIDSAQQDSTEEVTMETGLKKQDSKEESAHLQFTDVIHEPYEPKRKEEIGEKALLSEQSPTMFEDTIGTTDAMVMETETKVPIILVNIAAEVSDNEDDNLVFVKKDSEVETETYQYPEEVAMEYHPDDREIAVSQEVAEVSLSELVLEDENLVFAENELNKDSEEETETYEYSEEAATGYVPNGEEISVSHEVAEVSLSELVLEDENLDFAENELKKDSEVETKTYEYPEEVAMEYHPDDQKIAISQEVAEVSLSELVLEDENLVFAENDLNKDSEVETETYEYPEEAATGYVPNDEEIPVSHDVAEVSLSQLVLEDENLDFAENDLKKDSEAETETYEYPEEEAMEYHPDDQEIPVSQEVAEVSLSELVLEDENLDFAENDLKKDSEVETETYEYPKEAAMEYHPNDQEIPVSHEVAEVSLSELVLEDENLDFAENELKKDSEVETKTYEYPEEVAMEYHPDDQKIAISQEVTEVSLSELVLEDENLDFAENDLTKDSEVETETYEYPEEATTGYVPNDEEIPVPHDVAEVSLSQLVLEDENLDFAENDLKKDSEAETETYEYPEEEAMEYHQDDQEIPVSQEVAEVSLSELVLEDENLDFAENDLKKDSEVETETYEYPEEAAMEYHPDDQEIPVSHEVAEVSLSELVLEDENLVFAENELNKDSEVKTETYEYPEEAATGYVPNNEEIPVSYEVAEVSLSELVLEDENLVFAENELKEDSEVETETHEYPEESAMDYLPDDQVISESHEVSEISVSELLEDKNLAFVENELKKDSEVETEKYEYPDEASMEYLPDDQIISESHEVAEVFVSEHILEQKAKVKQRETVEAFEGSEEGSISELLSESSSSPLRVSDELKDLQGYETINEEYDIETYHSINYGEGDTVSEKSISKCLPPLFITEELVLQEQREDNIEEKKVQDHDNLQERSQGPEIPYVSGQSLETATELSDVGFTDYSVKEELNEREFAEEFMDIESVIVETSRKDHLSPQKNEKGVDLLGKVNAQKPEERGNVTIEQSTIESEPTVSAVSREQKEEKIFDYSWQMENKTEEPIVEKAGKREVTKAQKTTTDSENKGTFTEHGLMLPRDEESFSLSQSESLIVSEQGRQIKILHEKEEKVDVFSTRTKQSISHVAAESTSRTLEYNFESHSACIFRQVATSDKLSESILDKETKDQELEKYEKEFSEEETEVRLLKNEVLECKVAEQQLPTSLGNPHAIVERETTLVKTLVTRSPSKDDQEEVLLREDRLTAILKDDEAMLEQESAVEHFEEEIDVMRMDEALSEEEFRGEGAESIDREQSRPSRSDSVEEDDTCNESEAGVEDKRNLNEAEKDDAGNFQGAAEDVVYESDANSLMKTSVLDEEVEVKVFEEGGSLVEENREIVDENETRTETPVFEEELDVSALPTEKDIIYAECTEEDSPVDRSAVFEEEVEVSALPDEPIEELEVESFAEREEEDVDRTAVYEEELEITACKTQLEQEIQERESDNQVPKVEEGCEITGSQVHEERTNEENLMDEHEDSLTNESEAGERLLEKEDIGEKSDDEGTLENLKIRKTRKQPLDLSQVDFYDEDESATATRYYVEFSSTESLEPSYEEVDEDEAPFSETYVRQGEPLEENLEEFILVRYGDEFESSGEEDISDHREIYVIPEEENDIENHNIAETTTDEAHAKRPAPETLYEDEFENMGLGEIRESPEFDIDDSDELDEEEQRQLEEYERLESFVILEEKLSQVESDEDGNGDIPLEEDDENVFYSDVHSSGEETLHEDELGETLTTGSLRQTAAFTEKDEAPLGRDCTQMEEQDCGEQQETLQECSPETKEPVTMTGFSDSQEPVKVSPDDPGTTKDSEIEIVTEAPEDNKENFELRNTKEEKAEHSLSSDSSGEQCMSAEGSVSSTTSLDLEGLDSFEQECLLQHNLYRRQHKVKPLKWSEELAEGAKKWAEHLASMKSLESFEGKEVGENITSMQGKELNGCETADLWYKEAMDYNFEDPAFNAKCGRFTQVVWASSREFGVAKCIAEDGTEYIVARYKPAGNILGEFKDNVKPPRDTLKRRRSSVRRRSKSGAHLTPAEKEKFKTECVVSHNYYRTFHDAPPLRWSPLLAAEAQNYAERLAKTDSLTHSGQKDRGENLAFTWDIPLSAREAIDMWYDEVQDYDFENPGFTYDTGHFTQLIWVGTEEFGMGMTVAPDGKNIVVGRYFPPGNVVGQFKENVRPREIEAIP